Proteins found in one Crassostrea angulata isolate pt1a10 chromosome 3, ASM2561291v2, whole genome shotgun sequence genomic segment:
- the LOC128178758 gene encoding uncharacterized protein LOC128178758, producing the protein MEERACFVCSLDYKLPTRKPHILECCIKNVCSECLEKIIEEKRCPNCRKTLKQTSLNLFPVNVKIEEALNFEEFGDLICYQCKENGSSDKASKLCTDCGLICHSCYISHTRMKIFENHEIRPIPKEKWSKNLEVAFKKSLNCDIHKNQRKESFCKSCEKAVCVECIVESHTCTECQSSICTIDHEFEEIRQKLQKDLDRIEMNEADKTCLELMEKRTSEFENLEKEIENLKSHCLEVLKRHFDEVKSGFQNKAKVKKDGYEKTKEQLQRMKNTHKNLCDFIDGSSSLQNKAGFLQLAPKVMSQTECLQNGIKKIKEEAIDVTEKIDYLMWIKEILSELQLAAGKNASVDFALEVAEECENYPSIIRILSHYRRLKSAKYHFDGIEEFQNNHAKEVYSDNSVKSYRAKYERAMFPRYEYHLELIDKMVDRAHQIDDNTITLDFSKCPQNTILVYGRDKDVDTNLLKPLVLEDSVGNDNVWENFILLAFIDTNDDEEETFDSIENQMKNCIWCIIISSNNDAMKSQDSLIAKGVTSKFSIIPPDPDAVWDHLTSALELPLIEILQDEKNWSSYVLDDVQTVLKRIEKCSDFPGLGKDKHKSYDIPQNLRNVLERFEEEIVRYGFYFEKFRVIVKNKNFDEVNEALSEIASADFCEIIVISQDTFKLHEKLELFNGRHQAQGEKLYQSPKSHQQGGDSSNVNDKYGTLGSLALLNNEKTVALSCRHVCFKDSYVYIETKENERIPLGKCCYVLNDRKIESDFAIIEIDSKMEEYFSVKKLLNHTGDQTNADVLCLENNLDIRGEIVHKLGAVSEWTQGVIVCSEIIEGQQGIIAIKGMNGEDFGKPGDSGSIVFRESTSARVRKLEVVAVLTAGKLTEHGSKDQASGGEKEQKLQPKLVICTVFKDVFEKIRKEFSYVESIAFFND; encoded by the exons ATGGAGGAAAGAGCTTGTTTCGTTTGCAGTTTAGATTACAAACTTCCTACTAGAAAACCACACATATTAGAGTgttgtataaaaaatgtatgtagCGAATGTTTGGAAAAGATAATAGAAGAAAAGAGATGTCCAAATTGTCGAAAGACATTGAAACAAACTTCACTTAATTTATTTCCCGTCAACGTTAAAATCGAAGAAGCACTAAATTTTGAGGAATTTGGAGATCTCATATGCTATCAATGCAAAGAAAACGGCTCTTCTGATAAAGCATCAAAATTATGTACAGACTGTGGACTAATTTGTCATTCATGTTACATAAGTCATACTcgtatgaaaatatttgaaaatcatgaaattcgaCCCATACCAAAGGAAAAATGGTCAAAAAATTTAGAAGTCGCctttaaaaagtctttaaatTGTGATAttcacaaaaatcaaagaaaagaaTCTTTTTGCAAAAGTTGTGAGAAAGCTGTTTGTGTAGAGTGCATTGTAgaatcacatacatgtaccgaGTGTCAATCCAGTATTTGTACGATTGATCATGAGTTCGAGGAGATTAGACAAAAACTGCAAAAAGACTTAGATAGAATTGAGATGAATGAAGCGGACAAAACATGCCTTGAATTAATGGAAAAACGAACATCagagtttgaaaatttagaaaaagaaatagaaaatttaAAGTCACATTGCTTAGAGGTATTGAAAAGACATTTTGATGAAGTTAAATCAGGGTTTCAAAATAAAGCAAAGGTAAAAAAAGACGGCTATGAAAAAACAAAGGAGCAATTACAAAGGATGAAAAACACTCATAAAaatttgtgtgattttataGATGGATCATCATCGTTGCAAAATAAAGCAGGCTTCCTTCAGTTAGCACCAAAAGTAATGAGTCAAACTGAATGCTTACAAAATGGAATCAAGAAAATAAAGGAAGAAGCTATCGATGTAACAGAAAAAATTGACTACCTCATGTggataaaagaaattttaagtGAACTTCAGTTAGCTGCTGGAAAGAATGCATCTGTAGATTTCGCTTTAGAAGTCGCCGAGGAATGCGAGAACTATCCTTCAATTATCAGAATTTTGTCTCACTATCGTCGTCTAAAAAGTGCAAAATATCATTTCGATGGCATagaagaatttcaaaacaacCATGCAAAAGAAG TCTATTCCGACAATTCCGTGAAAAGTTACAGGGCGAAGTATGAAAGAGCAATGTTTCCACGATATGAATATCATTTGGAACTGATTGATAAGATGGTTGATCGCGCTCATCAGATTGACGATAACACCATCACCCTTGACTTCTCAAAATGTCCCCAAAATACAATTTTGGTATATGGGAGAGATAAAGATGTTGACACGAATCTCTTAAAACCATTGGTATTAGAAGACTCAGTCGGAAATG ATAACGTCTGGGAGAATTTCATTTTGCTTGCCTTCATCGATACCAATGACGACGAAGAAGAAACCTTTGATTCTATTGAG AATCAAATGAAAAACTGCATTTGGTGCATCATTATTTCATCAAACAACGACGCAATGAAATCCCAGGATAGTTTAATAGCTAAAGGCGTCACTTCTAAGTTCTCCATTATTCCACCCGATCCGGATGCAGTGTGGGACCATCTTACATCTGCCTTGGAGCTACCGTTGATCGAGATTTTACAAGATGAGAAGAATTGGTCATCTTATGTATTGGATGATGTTCAAACAGTCCTAAAACGAATAGAAAAATGCTCCGACTTTCCAGGACTTGGAAAAGATAAGCACAAATCTTACGATATTCCACAAAATCTCAGAAATGTTTTGGAAAG ATTTGAAGAGGAGATAGTCCGGTATGGTTTCTATTTCGAAAAATTTCGTGTTatagtgaaaaacaaaaatttcgACGAAGTTAACGAAGCATTGAGCGAAATAGCGTCAGCTGACTTTTGTGAGATAATTGTCATCAGTCAAGATACTTTTAAGCTGCATGAAAAGTTAGAGTTATTTAATGGGAGGCATCAAGCTCAGGGGGAAAAGTTATATCAGTCTCCAAAGTCACACCAGCAGGGAGGCGATTCCTCAAATGTCAATGACAAATATGGAACCTTGGGTTCACTTGctcttttaaataatgaaaagacAGTTGCGCTGTCATGTAGACATGTTTGTTTTAAGGACAGTTATGTTTACATTGAAACTAAAGAAAACGAACGGATACCTCTAGGGAAATGTTGTTATGTCTTAAATGATCGAAAGATTGAAAGTGATTTTGCAATCATTGAGATTGATAGTAAAATGGAGGAATACTTCTCCGTAAAGAAACTTCTAAATCATACAGGTGACCAAACAAATGCTGATGTTCTTTGTTTAGAAAATAATTTAGACATCAGGGGAGAAATTGTACATAAGTTGGGTGCTGTTTCAGAATGGACGCAAGGGGTAATTGTCTGCTCAGAGATCATAGAAGGTCAACAAGGTATTATTGCGATCAAAGGAATGAACGGGGAGGACTTCGGAAAACCGGGAGATTCTGGTTCAATAGTATTTAGAGAGAGTACAAGCGCAAGAGTGCGAAAACTTGAAGTTGTTGCTGTGTTGACCGCTGGGAAATTAACCGAACATGGATCGAAAGATCAAGCGAGCGGTGGTGAAAAAGAACAAAAGTTACAACCAAAATTGGTGATTTGCACGGTGTTTAAAGATGTCTTTGAGAAAATAAGGAAAGAATTTAGTTATGTAGAATCTATTGCATTTTTTAACGATTAG